DNA from Methanomassiliicoccales archaeon:
CGGACAGAGGGTCCATTCGGCCTCTACGACCGCTGAGCACTTGGGGCATTGAGAGACCGTCTTCATCGACACTCTCGCAAATCGTTTCAGTGACGACTGCACCTCCTCCGCGGTCGGCATGAAGGACACTTTATTGACGTATACCAGTAATACGGCCAATCCTTCCAGGCCGAGCGCGGCCAGATTGAGCATGAACAACAGGTCCACGGTCAGGAAAATTATGATCAGACGAAGCACTATCGACCCGATAAGGGTCTTCATTATACCCGACCATTCTCCCATCCGGGTTCCGGCGATGGATCGGAACGTGGATATCTCCCAGACACCCACTACTGTGAAGAGCAGCATGAACATGATGCCGGTGACCGTCTCCAGGGTCTTGAACGCGAAAACGGCCATCACTGGGGAGATGATCAATATTAGTCCGGCAAAGATCACGCTCGCCGACGGCAATAACAGAATTGGCTTCTTGACATTCATACGAGACACCCCGATAGGGAACACTGTGCTCTCGTAAAAATGTTAAGAAGATAAGAGGTTTGCGGATCAGAGCTGTATCTCTATGCCCAATTTGTCCGTCAGTTCCTTATAGCGGTTCCTAATGGTGACCTCGGTCACTCCGGCGATGTCCGCTACCTCTCTCTGTGTGCGCCTTTCGTTGCACAGGATACTGGAGATGTAAATGGCCGCCGCAGCCACTCCGGTAGGTCCACGTCCGGAGGTCAGCTCCTTCTTGGCAGCGTCCTTCAGGATGTCCGCGGCCTTGGCCTGCACCTCCCCGCTAAGCTTCAGTTCAGAGCAGAATCTCTGTACGTAGTCCTGGGGGCGGGTTGGCATAAGCTTGAGCTTCAGTTCCCTGGTCATGAACCTGTACGTGCGGCCGATCTCCTTTCGTCCGACGCGGCTGGAGCTTGCTACTTCGTCCAGGGTACGTGGAACATTGCACTGACGACAGGCGGCGTAAAGCGACGCTGCGACGACGCCTTCTATGCTCCTTCCACGGATCAGGTTCTTGTTGACCGCTTTACGGTATACCATGGCCGCTGTTTCGCGCACGTTGCGGGGCAGTCCCATGGCCGAAGCCATACGGTCCAGCTCACTGAGGGCGAACGCCAGGTTACGTTCCGTAGCGTTGGAGACACGGATGCGCCGCTGCCATTTTCTCAAACGATACAACTGTGCCCTATTCCTCGTAGGGATGCTCTTACCATAGGAGTCCTTGTTCTTCCAAGAGATCTCGGTCGACAATCCCTTGTCATGAATGGTGTAGGTCATGGGAGCGCCTGTCCTGGCCCTCTTCTCTCCCTGCTCCACATCAAAGGCCCTCCACTCAGGACCCAGGTCTATGAACTGGTCATCTATGACCAATCCGCATTCCTCGCAGATCAGTTCGCCCCGTTCATAGTCCCTGACTAGATGTCCGCTGTTGCATTCCGGGCAACGGGTTATCTCCTCTGCCCCTTCCTTTTGTTTTACCATGGTCATCGACCCCATCAATGTACACCTGCCTTCCAGCTACGGAAAGCAGACTGGTGTCCCCGGTCGGTTCTACGGTCACATAAGGTGAATCCACTGGCCCAAAGATCCTGATAATATGGCCAATCAATTTCTTACGGTTATCCCAGACCCTGTCGCGGGGTTTTGGGGTGAAGGTTGCGCGAACTACTAGCTTGCCGTCCACGGTCACTTCCTGTACGTTCCCAAGAAACTGCATGGTTCACCATGTTCACCGCTTCTTAACCGGTGTTGAGAAACAGGATTATTAAATGTATATATAAAGGTTACGCAAACGTATATTTATCAGACAGCTCAAAGCTTATATTCTTTGCTCAAAAACCTCGCTTCTTTGGGTATTTAATCCTATCAGATAAGACCAATTCCGTTATGGGTGAGAGGGCCGCACAGTTTATGTCAGAGCACGCTTTCTACTTGACATGCGCATCTCCGAGGACCATCCCAGATACCGATCATTGGTCACCAGGGAGAGGATGGCCGAGATGGTGACTGAGGGAGTGGTCTCAGTTACTGGGCTGATCGCCCACGGCCGAGGGGAGGCGTTCGATTACCTTTTAGGAGAGAGGACCACCCCAGAGGCGGAGGCGGCGGAAATGGCCGCGGCTGCCCTTCTGGTGTTATCCGAACGACCGATAATCACCGTCAACGGCAACGCAGCTGCTCTGGCCGTCAAAGAACTGGGTGAACTGTCCCGCATCTCAGACGCAATGTTGGAGGTCAACCTTTTCCACCGCAGCGATGAACGCATGGAGAAGGTCTGCGCCTTTGTTGAGGCAGGATCAGGTGAGCAAGTGCTGGGCCGGATACAGGACGGTATCCTGGAAGGCATAGCCTCTGATCGAGCCAGGTGTTGCCGGGCCGGTCTAATGGCAGCGGATGTCGTGCTTATCCCACTGGAGGACGGGGACCGAGCCGAGGCCATGGTCCGCGTGGGGAAAAAAATAATCTCCATCGACCTGAACCCGTTGTCCCGTACCAGCCAAGCGGCCACCGTGGCCGTGGTGGACGAACTGACCAGGGCCCTTCCCAACATCTCTGCCTGGGTAGGTAAGCTGAGAAAGGACCCGCAGGAAGCAGGTCGGGTGTTGAAAAATTTCGACAACCGAAAGAACCTGACATCGGTGTTGGACCGTATCTGTCATGATCTGCGGGAACCAAGCTCCGACTGAAACGAGGGAATCAAATGGACCGAGAATTACTGTTGAAAGGATCGCGCCGGCTAGGATGGGCCGAGGCCCATATGTCCGTGCTCCGGGAGATCGGAGAGCGATTGGAAAAGAACGGATCTCTTAGAGGGGTCAAAGTAGGCATGGCCTTGCATGTGGAGGCCAAGACAGGCATGCTCGCGGTGACCTTGGCCAAGGCGGGTGCCAAGATACGTCTGGCCAGCTGCAACCCACTGTCCACCGACGACTCGGTGTCCTTGGCGTTGAAGGAGGAAAGAGGCATCGAGGTATACGCCCGCAGAGGGGAGAGCAATTCGGAATATTACGAAAATCTGAACTCCGTCCTGGACATGCGCCCCGATTTCGTTATCGACGATGGAGCGGACCTCATCACCATGCTGCACACCGTGCGAAGGGAGCAGCTGGAGGAGATCAAGGGGGGGAACGAGGAGACCACAACCGGGGTCATTCGCCTCAAGGCGATGGCCCGGGACGGAAAACTGAAGTTCCCGGTCATGGCGGTCAACGATGCCCGCATGAAGTACCTTTTTGATAATCGATACGGAACGGGGCAGAGCACCTTCGATGGTTTCATGAACGCCACTAACCTGTTGATCGCTGGAAAGGAACTGGTGGTGGCAGGGTACGGTTGGTGCGGCCGGGGAGTGGCCATGCGGGCCAAGGGCCTGGGGGCGAACGTGATCGTCACAGAGGTGGACCCCATAAGGGCGATCGAGGCCAAGCTGGACGGGTTCCAGGTGCTGCCCATGATGCAAGCGGTCCGCCTAGCGGACATAATCATCACGGTCACCGGGTGCAAGGACGTGGTGCGAAAGGAGCACCTGGCGGTCATCAAGGATGGCTGCGTTCTCGGCAACTCCGGGCATTTCGATAACGAGATATCCAAGAAGGCCTTGGAAGAGGCAGCCACTCCCCCGGTCAGGGTAAGGGAGATGGTGGAACGTTACGATCTATCGAACGGACGTAAGGTATACCTCGTCTCAGAAGGCCGATTGATGAACCTGGCCTCTGGACAGGGACACCCGGTGGAGATAATGGACATGAGCTTTTCCATACAGGCGCTCAGCCTAGAACACTTGGTTAGGAACCACGCGAGCATGGCACCGAATGTGCATTCAGTGCCGCCAGAGATGGACGAACTGGTGGCCCGGATCAAACTCAAGACGATGGGTGTCAGCATCGATGAGCTCACCCCGACGCAAAAGAAGTATCTCGATGATTGGCAAGAGGGAACCTAATG
Protein-coding regions in this window:
- a CDS encoding zinc ribbon domain-containing protein yields the protein MNVKKPILLLPSASVIFAGLILIISPVMAVFAFKTLETVTGIMFMLLFTVVGVWEISTFRSIAGTRMGEWSGIMKTLIGSIVLRLIIIFLTVDLLFMLNLAALGLEGLAVLLVYVNKVSFMPTAEEVQSSLKRFARVSMKTVSQCPKCSAVVEAEWTLCPDCGTHLPRFCGKCNTEVKESELACCKCGTVMEPPASLIIMVDTFRKTAEMEAAPETRSARYARLGDGLLKVGRLDEAVEAFRTAIQYTQFNRKRTNFMVKMAVVMANKGRLQEADQLLDAAIKLDPEDVAGAKRVIEELRKPQTCPA
- a CDS encoding transcription initiation factor IIB yields the protein MVKQKEGAEEITRCPECNSGHLVRDYERGELICEECGLVIDDQFIDLGPEWRAFDVEQGEKRARTGAPMTYTIHDKGLSTEISWKNKDSYGKSIPTRNRAQLYRLRKWQRRIRVSNATERNLAFALSELDRMASAMGLPRNVRETAAMVYRKAVNKNLIRGRSIEGVVAASLYAACRQCNVPRTLDEVASSSRVGRKEIGRTYRFMTRELKLKLMPTRPQDYVQRFCSELKLSGEVQAKAADILKDAAKKELTSGRGPTGVAAAAIYISSILCNERRTQREVADIAGVTEVTIRNRYKELTDKLGIEIQL
- a CDS encoding phosphopantothenate/pantothenate synthetase, which codes for MRISEDHPRYRSLVTRERMAEMVTEGVVSVTGLIAHGRGEAFDYLLGERTTPEAEAAEMAAAALLVLSERPIITVNGNAAALAVKELGELSRISDAMLEVNLFHRSDERMEKVCAFVEAGSGEQVLGRIQDGILEGIASDRARCCRAGLMAADVVLIPLEDGDRAEAMVRVGKKIISIDLNPLSRTSQAATVAVVDELTRALPNISAWVGKLRKDPQEAGRVLKNFDNRKNLTSVLDRICHDLREPSSD
- a CDS encoding adenosylhomocysteinase, whose product is MDRELLLKGSRRLGWAEAHMSVLREIGERLEKNGSLRGVKVGMALHVEAKTGMLAVTLAKAGAKIRLASCNPLSTDDSVSLALKEERGIEVYARRGESNSEYYENLNSVLDMRPDFVIDDGADLITMLHTVRREQLEEIKGGNEETTTGVIRLKAMARDGKLKFPVMAVNDARMKYLFDNRYGTGQSTFDGFMNATNLLIAGKELVVAGYGWCGRGVAMRAKGLGANVIVTEVDPIRAIEAKLDGFQVLPMMQAVRLADIIITVTGCKDVVRKEHLAVIKDGCVLGNSGHFDNEISKKALEEAATPPVRVREMVERYDLSNGRKVYLVSEGRLMNLASGQGHPVEIMDMSFSIQALSLEHLVRNHASMAPNVHSVPPEMDELVARIKLKTMGVSIDELTPTQKKYLDDWQEGT